A DNA window from Octopus sinensis linkage group LG25, ASM634580v1, whole genome shotgun sequence contains the following coding sequences:
- the LOC115224321 gene encoding probable serine/threonine-protein kinase DDB_G0282963 isoform X3, with protein sequence MKIELLIGVFPWLCILASSTSSVVNNTDNELGPLRNVCVSTISHTVTYLERVYFTRIVHTRKCKLIVFCKTVYSLQRLSRLERRTKIIYRMKAHCCKGFTKKDNLCISTNSSYFPRYGEVSITSGSSMVTKIAVVVSAAVAACLLAAIIVACRRRKKAANSTSEIPCDREVLALPPNSRNNCWDLPEGLSCNVAAPDENYYVSMNNGFTSETPNVNRMLSTRGSRYRFDDLEEGNCGGRTRGDTLYVLPDPKFGQGNAKTCRIREEPEQNCGSSSDIYVNERPESSEGTSANNDNDDIYSEIKSSTNNTSQPLHYATYEDINQDNKTDVNGNGRGGRGKDGSGRSDKAKGEFMELTDLAKTKNEDTYNVPKSRSKFNNQKSSDDRGDDTADGGGAGAGDDRKNNNGDDDSIEGSRSKTCDSGIYIYLNSKEEDDEQEDESDIIYSVPYSNSNNNNSNNNNSNCNNNNNSPSHSDCIKCPDTRQPRKQRRAAVVQSHVYQNAMFDGEEAGHSNDVAKTNAASSLSSSPSPSLSSSSSLQQWQNEGMIYRNVADDCCDDQTLYQDIDNTKNEVHV encoded by the exons GCACACTGTTACATATTTAGAGCGTGTATATTTCACCAGAATTGTCCACACACGAAAATGCAAATTGATTGTGTTTTGTAAAACCGTTTACAG TTTACAACGACTTTCTCGGCTAGAAAGGAGAACGAAGATCATCTACAGAATGAAGGCCCACTGTTGTAAAGGTTTCACGAAGAAGGACAACCTCTGCATTTCAA CCAACAGCAGTTATTTTCCTCGATACGGCGAAGTGTCCATCACCTCTGGAAGCAGTATGGTCACCAAAATCGCGGTCGTGGTCAGCGCGGCTGTTGCAGCTTGTCTCTTGGCTGCAATTATTGTTGCATGTCGGCGCAGGAAGAAGGCAGCCAACTCTACAAG TGAAATCCCGTGTGACAGAGAAGTCCTCGCTCTTCCACCAAACTCACGAAACAACTGCTGGGACTTACCTGAag GTTTAAGCTGTAACGTGGCGGCACCGGATGAGAATTACTACGTTAGTATGAACAACGGTTTCACCTCGGAAACACCCAACGTCAACAGGATGCTCTCCACACGAGGCTCTCG gtACAGATTTGATGACCTCGAGGAAGGAAACTGCGGCGGCAGGACCCGAGGAGACACACTTTATGTGCTCCCTGATCCAAAATTTGGGCAAGGAAATGCGAAAACCTGCAGGATAAGAGAGGAGCCTGAACAGAATTGTGGTAGTTCTTCAGATATTTACGTCAACGAGAGGCCGGAAAGTTCTGAAGGAACCTCTGctaacaacgacaacgatgatataTACTCAGAAATTAAGAGCAGCACCAACAACACTTCGCAGCCATTGCACTATGCAACGTACGAAGACATCAACCAAGATAACAAGACGGATGTTAACGGCAACGGTAGAGGTGGTCGTGGTAAGGATGGCAGTGGAAGAAGTGATAAGGCTAAAGGCGAATTTATGGAACTAACAGACCTTGCAAAGACGAAAAATGAAGATACTTACAACGTACCAAAATCTCGTTCTAAATTTAACAACCAGAAATCGTCCGACGATCGTGGCGACGatactgctgatggtggtggtgctggtgctggtgacgaCCGCAAAAACAATAATGGGGATGATGATAGCATTGAAGGGAGTCGCAGCAAAACCTGCGACAGTggaatctatatctatctgaACAGTAAAGAAGAGGATGACGAGCAGGAGGACGAAAGTGACATCATTTACAGCGTTCcatatagcaacagcaacaataacaacagcaacaacaacaacagcaattgcaacaacaacaacaacagcccatCGCACAGTGACTGCATTAAGTGCCCTGACACGCGACAACCAAGAAAACAACGGCGCGCTGCCGTCGTCCAGTCGCACGTCTACCAAAACGCCATGTTCGATGGCGAAGAAGCTGGACACAGCAACGACGTTGCAAAGACGAACGCTGCCTCGTCACTTTCGTCGTCGCCATCACCGtctttatcgtcgtcgtcgtcgctgcaACAGTGGCAAAACGAGGGCATGATATACAGAAACGTAGCAGACGATTGTTGCGACGATCAGACTTTGTACCAAGACATCGACAACACAAAGAATGAGGTCCATGTCTGA
- the LOC115224267 gene encoding protein lin-9 homolog isoform X2 produces the protein MAEESLESSSAKALVSLKEGKGCYRTPPRRGNPQRIRKKNSRFYNEEEESGYCIKTPKKQAKTPTSNLSTSYNRLSSSPDKKKAYAIGIPLRNLLKLPKAHRWVCYEWFYSNLDMPLFQGENEFCSCLRESFPQLKTKLLRRVEWCKIRRLMGKPRRCSAAFFKEERDALDQRRCKIRLLQQRKLRELTNFKDLPEEIPMHLVIGTKVTARFRKVQDGLFTGSVEALDTVNNTYRVIFDRAGLGTHSISDYEVLSTSPQETTPLSAFQQRHRSKLTTSHPPRFAPRIGSPSHQLENDPLLSSSPIKTQFRSLEGATYGGFPVKFLLHVIKLSKILLMKKDWIKKLKEMNCHAEKFESLQKPITYEFQRKYAGVVLELERLNKELQKYLNSVQHFCQEIVPEQGLPAIDQPSEIKQRCEDEAQRMVEKVRLTSFINAKTAKNEQMMKLIINLTSLMLQVKTFAENDFNSFEFCSLQDSLDDIKKSLDGNNINSFQNNVEIHINHIQSGLSQMGNLHAFSTTASFTTPTTPDYNPCNL, from the exons GCAAAGGTTGCTACAGGACGCCCCCTCGACGAGGAAAT CCTCAGAGAATCCGGAAGAAAAACTCTCGGTTttacaatgaagaagaagaatctggTTATTGTATCAAAACTCCGAAGAAACAAGCGAAAACACCCACATCCAATTTGTCGACATCG TACAATAGACTTTCCAGCTCGCCTGACAAAAAGAAAGCATATGCAATTGGCATCCCTCTCCGCAACCTGCTCAAGTTACCTAAAGCTCACCGATGGGTCTGTTACGAATGGTTCTACTCAAATTTAGATAT gcCTTTATTTCAAGGAGAAAATGAGTTTTGCAGTTGTTTGAGGGAGTCTTTCCCACAGCTTAAAACCAAGCTTTTACGGAGGGTAGAATGGTGCAAGATTCGACGCCTCATGGGTAAACCTCGCAG GTGTTCAGCAGCTTTCTTCAAAGAGGAACGTGATGCTCTTGACCAGCGACGTTGTAAAATCCGGTTACTACAGCAGAGGAAACTGCGGGAGTTGACGAACTTTAAGGACTTGCCAGAAGAGATACCCATGCATTTGGTCATCGGAACCAAAGTAACAG CACGGTTCAGGAAGGTGCAAGATGGTTTGTTCACGGGGTCTGTGGAAGCCCTGGACACTGTTAATAACACGTATAGAGTGATCTTCGACCGAGCTGGCTTGGGTACGCATTCCATCTCAGACTACGAGGTTTTG AGCACAAGTCCACAGGAAACGACACCATTATCAGCCTTTCAGCAGCGGCACCGATCCAAGTTGACGACATCCCATCCTCCGAGGTTTGCTCCTCGGATAGGGTCACCCAGCCACCAGTTG GAGAACGATCCCCTTCTCAGCAGTTCTCCCATAAAAACCCAGTTTCGGAGTTTAGAAGGGGCCACTTATGGAGGGTTTCCAGTGaagtttttgttacatgtt ATTAAATTATCAAAAATACTCTTAATGAAAAAAGATTggataaagaaattaaaagaaatgaactGTCACGCGGAAAAGTTT GAATCATTACAGAAACCAATTACCTATGAATTCCAGCGGAAGTACGCTGGTGTCGTCCTTGAACTGGAACGTTTAAACAAGGAATTACAGAAATACCTTAACAGTGTGCAGCACTTCTGCCAGGAG ATTGTTCCTGAACAGGGCCTACCTGCGATAGACCAACCGTCGGAGATTAAGCAGAGATGTGAGGACGAGGCCCAGAGAATGGTTGAGAAGGTTCGCCTG ACTTCCTTCATCAATGCCAAGACTGCCAAGAatgaacagatgatgaaattaataattaatctcacatctttgatgttacaagtcAAG ACATTTGCTGAAAATGATTTCAATTCCTTTGAGTTCTGTTCCCTTCAAGACAGTTTGGATGATATCAAGAAAAGTTTGGATGGCAATAACATAAA TTCTTTCCAGAACAACGTGGAAATTCACATCAACCATATCCAGAGTGGACTGAGCCAAATGGGAAACCTTCACGCCTTCTCCACCACTGCCAGTTTCACTACTCCGACGACCCCTGACTACAACCCCTGTAACCTTTGA
- the LOC115224321 gene encoding probable serine/threonine-protein kinase DDB_G0282963 isoform X2, whose translation MKIELLIGVFPWLCILASSTSSVVNNTDNELGPLRNVCVSTISHTVTYLERVYFTRIVHTRKCKLIVFCKTVYSLQRLSRLERRTKIIYRMKAHCCKGFTKKDNLCISITTPAPSTTVMPTTKTFSNSSYFPRYGEVSITSGSSMVTKIAVVVSAAVAACLLAAIIVACRRRKKAANSTSEIPCDREVLALPPNSRNNCWDLPEGLSCNVAAPDENYYVSMNNGFTSETPNVNRMLSTRGSRYRFDDLEEGNCGGRTRGDTLYVLPDPKFGQGNAKTCRIREEPEQNCGSSSDIYVNERPESSEGTSANNDNDDIYSEIKSSTNNTSQPLHYATYEDINQDNKTDVNGNGRGGRGKDGSGRSDKAKGEFMELTDLAKTKNEDTYNVPKSRSKFNNQKSSDDRGDDTADGGGAGAGDDRKNNNGDDDSIEGSRSKTCDSGIYIYLNSKEEDDEQEDESDIIYSVPYSNSNNNNSNNNNSNCNNNNNSPSHSDCIKCPDTRQPRKQRRAAVVQSHVYQNAMFDGEEAGHSNDVAKTNAASSLSSSPSPSLSSSSSLQQWQNEGMIYRNVADDCCDDQTLYQDIDNTKNEVHV comes from the exons GCACACTGTTACATATTTAGAGCGTGTATATTTCACCAGAATTGTCCACACACGAAAATGCAAATTGATTGTGTTTTGTAAAACCGTTTACAG TTTACAACGACTTTCTCGGCTAGAAAGGAGAACGAAGATCATCTACAGAATGAAGGCCCACTGTTGTAAAGGTTTCACGAAGAAGGACAACCTCTGCATTTCAA TTACAACACCAGCTCCCAGCACAACTGTCATGCCAACTACTAAGACTTTCT CCAACAGCAGTTATTTTCCTCGATACGGCGAAGTGTCCATCACCTCTGGAAGCAGTATGGTCACCAAAATCGCGGTCGTGGTCAGCGCGGCTGTTGCAGCTTGTCTCTTGGCTGCAATTATTGTTGCATGTCGGCGCAGGAAGAAGGCAGCCAACTCTACAAG TGAAATCCCGTGTGACAGAGAAGTCCTCGCTCTTCCACCAAACTCACGAAACAACTGCTGGGACTTACCTGAag GTTTAAGCTGTAACGTGGCGGCACCGGATGAGAATTACTACGTTAGTATGAACAACGGTTTCACCTCGGAAACACCCAACGTCAACAGGATGCTCTCCACACGAGGCTCTCG gtACAGATTTGATGACCTCGAGGAAGGAAACTGCGGCGGCAGGACCCGAGGAGACACACTTTATGTGCTCCCTGATCCAAAATTTGGGCAAGGAAATGCGAAAACCTGCAGGATAAGAGAGGAGCCTGAACAGAATTGTGGTAGTTCTTCAGATATTTACGTCAACGAGAGGCCGGAAAGTTCTGAAGGAACCTCTGctaacaacgacaacgatgatataTACTCAGAAATTAAGAGCAGCACCAACAACACTTCGCAGCCATTGCACTATGCAACGTACGAAGACATCAACCAAGATAACAAGACGGATGTTAACGGCAACGGTAGAGGTGGTCGTGGTAAGGATGGCAGTGGAAGAAGTGATAAGGCTAAAGGCGAATTTATGGAACTAACAGACCTTGCAAAGACGAAAAATGAAGATACTTACAACGTACCAAAATCTCGTTCTAAATTTAACAACCAGAAATCGTCCGACGATCGTGGCGACGatactgctgatggtggtggtgctggtgctggtgacgaCCGCAAAAACAATAATGGGGATGATGATAGCATTGAAGGGAGTCGCAGCAAAACCTGCGACAGTggaatctatatctatctgaACAGTAAAGAAGAGGATGACGAGCAGGAGGACGAAAGTGACATCATTTACAGCGTTCcatatagcaacagcaacaataacaacagcaacaacaacaacagcaattgcaacaacaacaacaacagcccatCGCACAGTGACTGCATTAAGTGCCCTGACACGCGACAACCAAGAAAACAACGGCGCGCTGCCGTCGTCCAGTCGCACGTCTACCAAAACGCCATGTTCGATGGCGAAGAAGCTGGACACAGCAACGACGTTGCAAAGACGAACGCTGCCTCGTCACTTTCGTCGTCGCCATCACCGtctttatcgtcgtcgtcgtcgctgcaACAGTGGCAAAACGAGGGCATGATATACAGAAACGTAGCAGACGATTGTTGCGACGATCAGACTTTGTACCAAGACATCGACAACACAAAGAATGAGGTCCATGTCTGA
- the LOC115224267 gene encoding protein lin-9 homolog isoform X1 has translation MAEESLESSSAKALVSLKEGKGCYRTPPRRGNPQRIRKKNSRFYNEEEESGYCIKTPKKQAKTPTSNLSTSCGHEFKTQLPSSIKYNRLSSSPDKKKAYAIGIPLRNLLKLPKAHRWVCYEWFYSNLDMPLFQGENEFCSCLRESFPQLKTKLLRRVEWCKIRRLMGKPRRCSAAFFKEERDALDQRRCKIRLLQQRKLRELTNFKDLPEEIPMHLVIGTKVTARFRKVQDGLFTGSVEALDTVNNTYRVIFDRAGLGTHSISDYEVLSTSPQETTPLSAFQQRHRSKLTTSHPPRFAPRIGSPSHQLENDPLLSSSPIKTQFRSLEGATYGGFPVKFLLHVIKLSKILLMKKDWIKKLKEMNCHAEKFESLQKPITYEFQRKYAGVVLELERLNKELQKYLNSVQHFCQEIVPEQGLPAIDQPSEIKQRCEDEAQRMVEKVRLTSFINAKTAKNEQMMKLIINLTSLMLQVKTFAENDFNSFEFCSLQDSLDDIKKSLDGNNINSFQNNVEIHINHIQSGLSQMGNLHAFSTTASFTTPTTPDYNPCNL, from the exons GCAAAGGTTGCTACAGGACGCCCCCTCGACGAGGAAAT CCTCAGAGAATCCGGAAGAAAAACTCTCGGTTttacaatgaagaagaagaatctggTTATTGTATCAAAACTCCGAAGAAACAAGCGAAAACACCCACATCCAATTTGTCGACATCG TGTGGTCATGAGTTCAAAACCCAGTTACCCTCCTCCATCAAG TACAATAGACTTTCCAGCTCGCCTGACAAAAAGAAAGCATATGCAATTGGCATCCCTCTCCGCAACCTGCTCAAGTTACCTAAAGCTCACCGATGGGTCTGTTACGAATGGTTCTACTCAAATTTAGATAT gcCTTTATTTCAAGGAGAAAATGAGTTTTGCAGTTGTTTGAGGGAGTCTTTCCCACAGCTTAAAACCAAGCTTTTACGGAGGGTAGAATGGTGCAAGATTCGACGCCTCATGGGTAAACCTCGCAG GTGTTCAGCAGCTTTCTTCAAAGAGGAACGTGATGCTCTTGACCAGCGACGTTGTAAAATCCGGTTACTACAGCAGAGGAAACTGCGGGAGTTGACGAACTTTAAGGACTTGCCAGAAGAGATACCCATGCATTTGGTCATCGGAACCAAAGTAACAG CACGGTTCAGGAAGGTGCAAGATGGTTTGTTCACGGGGTCTGTGGAAGCCCTGGACACTGTTAATAACACGTATAGAGTGATCTTCGACCGAGCTGGCTTGGGTACGCATTCCATCTCAGACTACGAGGTTTTG AGCACAAGTCCACAGGAAACGACACCATTATCAGCCTTTCAGCAGCGGCACCGATCCAAGTTGACGACATCCCATCCTCCGAGGTTTGCTCCTCGGATAGGGTCACCCAGCCACCAGTTG GAGAACGATCCCCTTCTCAGCAGTTCTCCCATAAAAACCCAGTTTCGGAGTTTAGAAGGGGCCACTTATGGAGGGTTTCCAGTGaagtttttgttacatgtt ATTAAATTATCAAAAATACTCTTAATGAAAAAAGATTggataaagaaattaaaagaaatgaactGTCACGCGGAAAAGTTT GAATCATTACAGAAACCAATTACCTATGAATTCCAGCGGAAGTACGCTGGTGTCGTCCTTGAACTGGAACGTTTAAACAAGGAATTACAGAAATACCTTAACAGTGTGCAGCACTTCTGCCAGGAG ATTGTTCCTGAACAGGGCCTACCTGCGATAGACCAACCGTCGGAGATTAAGCAGAGATGTGAGGACGAGGCCCAGAGAATGGTTGAGAAGGTTCGCCTG ACTTCCTTCATCAATGCCAAGACTGCCAAGAatgaacagatgatgaaattaataattaatctcacatctttgatgttacaagtcAAG ACATTTGCTGAAAATGATTTCAATTCCTTTGAGTTCTGTTCCCTTCAAGACAGTTTGGATGATATCAAGAAAAGTTTGGATGGCAATAACATAAA TTCTTTCCAGAACAACGTGGAAATTCACATCAACCATATCCAGAGTGGACTGAGCCAAATGGGAAACCTTCACGCCTTCTCCACCACTGCCAGTTTCACTACTCCGACGACCCCTGACTACAACCCCTGTAACCTTTGA
- the LOC115224267 gene encoding protein lin-9 homolog isoform X3, whose amino-acid sequence MAEESLESSSAKALVSLKEGKGCYRTPPRRGNYNRLSSSPDKKKAYAIGIPLRNLLKLPKAHRWVCYEWFYSNLDMPLFQGENEFCSCLRESFPQLKTKLLRRVEWCKIRRLMGKPRRCSAAFFKEERDALDQRRCKIRLLQQRKLRELTNFKDLPEEIPMHLVIGTKVTARFRKVQDGLFTGSVEALDTVNNTYRVIFDRAGLGTHSISDYEVLSTSPQETTPLSAFQQRHRSKLTTSHPPRFAPRIGSPSHQLENDPLLSSSPIKTQFRSLEGATYGGFPVKFLLHVIKLSKILLMKKDWIKKLKEMNCHAEKFESLQKPITYEFQRKYAGVVLELERLNKELQKYLNSVQHFCQEIVPEQGLPAIDQPSEIKQRCEDEAQRMVEKVRLTSFINAKTAKNEQMMKLIINLTSLMLQVKTFAENDFNSFEFCSLQDSLDDIKKSLDGNNINSFQNNVEIHINHIQSGLSQMGNLHAFSTTASFTTPTTPDYNPCNL is encoded by the exons GCAAAGGTTGCTACAGGACGCCCCCTCGACGAGGAAAT TACAATAGACTTTCCAGCTCGCCTGACAAAAAGAAAGCATATGCAATTGGCATCCCTCTCCGCAACCTGCTCAAGTTACCTAAAGCTCACCGATGGGTCTGTTACGAATGGTTCTACTCAAATTTAGATAT gcCTTTATTTCAAGGAGAAAATGAGTTTTGCAGTTGTTTGAGGGAGTCTTTCCCACAGCTTAAAACCAAGCTTTTACGGAGGGTAGAATGGTGCAAGATTCGACGCCTCATGGGTAAACCTCGCAG GTGTTCAGCAGCTTTCTTCAAAGAGGAACGTGATGCTCTTGACCAGCGACGTTGTAAAATCCGGTTACTACAGCAGAGGAAACTGCGGGAGTTGACGAACTTTAAGGACTTGCCAGAAGAGATACCCATGCATTTGGTCATCGGAACCAAAGTAACAG CACGGTTCAGGAAGGTGCAAGATGGTTTGTTCACGGGGTCTGTGGAAGCCCTGGACACTGTTAATAACACGTATAGAGTGATCTTCGACCGAGCTGGCTTGGGTACGCATTCCATCTCAGACTACGAGGTTTTG AGCACAAGTCCACAGGAAACGACACCATTATCAGCCTTTCAGCAGCGGCACCGATCCAAGTTGACGACATCCCATCCTCCGAGGTTTGCTCCTCGGATAGGGTCACCCAGCCACCAGTTG GAGAACGATCCCCTTCTCAGCAGTTCTCCCATAAAAACCCAGTTTCGGAGTTTAGAAGGGGCCACTTATGGAGGGTTTCCAGTGaagtttttgttacatgtt ATTAAATTATCAAAAATACTCTTAATGAAAAAAGATTggataaagaaattaaaagaaatgaactGTCACGCGGAAAAGTTT GAATCATTACAGAAACCAATTACCTATGAATTCCAGCGGAAGTACGCTGGTGTCGTCCTTGAACTGGAACGTTTAAACAAGGAATTACAGAAATACCTTAACAGTGTGCAGCACTTCTGCCAGGAG ATTGTTCCTGAACAGGGCCTACCTGCGATAGACCAACCGTCGGAGATTAAGCAGAGATGTGAGGACGAGGCCCAGAGAATGGTTGAGAAGGTTCGCCTG ACTTCCTTCATCAATGCCAAGACTGCCAAGAatgaacagatgatgaaattaataattaatctcacatctttgatgttacaagtcAAG ACATTTGCTGAAAATGATTTCAATTCCTTTGAGTTCTGTTCCCTTCAAGACAGTTTGGATGATATCAAGAAAAGTTTGGATGGCAATAACATAAA TTCTTTCCAGAACAACGTGGAAATTCACATCAACCATATCCAGAGTGGACTGAGCCAAATGGGAAACCTTCACGCCTTCTCCACCACTGCCAGTTTCACTACTCCGACGACCCCTGACTACAACCCCTGTAACCTTTGA
- the LOC115224321 gene encoding probable serine/threonine-protein kinase DDB_G0282963 isoform X1 — translation MKIELLIGVFPWLCILASSTSSVVNNTDNELGPLRNVCVSTISHTVTYLERVYFTRIVHTRKCKLIVFCKTVYSLQRLSRLERRTKIIYRMKAHCCKGFTKKDNLCISITTPAPSTTVMPTTKTFFEIHSSGRIRIDGGPLFTKAAYSGTTKSSPWNQTVTTTYTNSSYFPRYGEVSITSGSSMVTKIAVVVSAAVAACLLAAIIVACRRRKKAANSTSEIPCDREVLALPPNSRNNCWDLPEGLSCNVAAPDENYYVSMNNGFTSETPNVNRMLSTRGSRYRFDDLEEGNCGGRTRGDTLYVLPDPKFGQGNAKTCRIREEPEQNCGSSSDIYVNERPESSEGTSANNDNDDIYSEIKSSTNNTSQPLHYATYEDINQDNKTDVNGNGRGGRGKDGSGRSDKAKGEFMELTDLAKTKNEDTYNVPKSRSKFNNQKSSDDRGDDTADGGGAGAGDDRKNNNGDDDSIEGSRSKTCDSGIYIYLNSKEEDDEQEDESDIIYSVPYSNSNNNNSNNNNSNCNNNNNSPSHSDCIKCPDTRQPRKQRRAAVVQSHVYQNAMFDGEEAGHSNDVAKTNAASSLSSSPSPSLSSSSSLQQWQNEGMIYRNVADDCCDDQTLYQDIDNTKNEVHV, via the exons GCACACTGTTACATATTTAGAGCGTGTATATTTCACCAGAATTGTCCACACACGAAAATGCAAATTGATTGTGTTTTGTAAAACCGTTTACAG TTTACAACGACTTTCTCGGCTAGAAAGGAGAACGAAGATCATCTACAGAATGAAGGCCCACTGTTGTAAAGGTTTCACGAAGAAGGACAACCTCTGCATTTCAA TTACAACACCAGCTCCCAGCACAACTGTCATGCCAACTACTAAGACTTTCT TTGAAATTCACTCTTCAGGCAGAATAAGGATCGATGGAGGTCCTCTTTTTACCAAAGCTGCTTATAGTGGCACCACCAAATCCTCTCCCTGGAACCAAACTGTCACCACGACGTATA CCAACAGCAGTTATTTTCCTCGATACGGCGAAGTGTCCATCACCTCTGGAAGCAGTATGGTCACCAAAATCGCGGTCGTGGTCAGCGCGGCTGTTGCAGCTTGTCTCTTGGCTGCAATTATTGTTGCATGTCGGCGCAGGAAGAAGGCAGCCAACTCTACAAG TGAAATCCCGTGTGACAGAGAAGTCCTCGCTCTTCCACCAAACTCACGAAACAACTGCTGGGACTTACCTGAag GTTTAAGCTGTAACGTGGCGGCACCGGATGAGAATTACTACGTTAGTATGAACAACGGTTTCACCTCGGAAACACCCAACGTCAACAGGATGCTCTCCACACGAGGCTCTCG gtACAGATTTGATGACCTCGAGGAAGGAAACTGCGGCGGCAGGACCCGAGGAGACACACTTTATGTGCTCCCTGATCCAAAATTTGGGCAAGGAAATGCGAAAACCTGCAGGATAAGAGAGGAGCCTGAACAGAATTGTGGTAGTTCTTCAGATATTTACGTCAACGAGAGGCCGGAAAGTTCTGAAGGAACCTCTGctaacaacgacaacgatgatataTACTCAGAAATTAAGAGCAGCACCAACAACACTTCGCAGCCATTGCACTATGCAACGTACGAAGACATCAACCAAGATAACAAGACGGATGTTAACGGCAACGGTAGAGGTGGTCGTGGTAAGGATGGCAGTGGAAGAAGTGATAAGGCTAAAGGCGAATTTATGGAACTAACAGACCTTGCAAAGACGAAAAATGAAGATACTTACAACGTACCAAAATCTCGTTCTAAATTTAACAACCAGAAATCGTCCGACGATCGTGGCGACGatactgctgatggtggtggtgctggtgctggtgacgaCCGCAAAAACAATAATGGGGATGATGATAGCATTGAAGGGAGTCGCAGCAAAACCTGCGACAGTggaatctatatctatctgaACAGTAAAGAAGAGGATGACGAGCAGGAGGACGAAAGTGACATCATTTACAGCGTTCcatatagcaacagcaacaataacaacagcaacaacaacaacagcaattgcaacaacaacaacaacagcccatCGCACAGTGACTGCATTAAGTGCCCTGACACGCGACAACCAAGAAAACAACGGCGCGCTGCCGTCGTCCAGTCGCACGTCTACCAAAACGCCATGTTCGATGGCGAAGAAGCTGGACACAGCAACGACGTTGCAAAGACGAACGCTGCCTCGTCACTTTCGTCGTCGCCATCACCGtctttatcgtcgtcgtcgtcgctgcaACAGTGGCAAAACGAGGGCATGATATACAGAAACGTAGCAGACGATTGTTGCGACGATCAGACTTTGTACCAAGACATCGACAACACAAAGAATGAGGTCCATGTCTGA